AAAACAAATCagtaacagctgaaaaaaaccTGGTCAAATAAACAGCCTTAGGCTCCATGAATGAGAGAAAGTTGGAAAATCCTTGAAATACACTTGTCGGCCACTTTATTAGTAACAGCTGTCCAGCTGCTTGTTAACCCAAATATCTATCACATGGCAGGTACAAAATGCATgtagacaacctgctgaagttcaaactgagcatcagaatgggaaaaaaaaaaaaaaaaggtgatttaagtgactttgaatgtggcatggtggttggtgtcagacaggctggtcCCAGTATTTCaaaaaaactgctgatctactgggagaTTCCCACATAAAACcgagggtttacagagaatgatctgaaaaagagacaatatccagtgagtggcagttctctgggtgaacaTGCCAGAGGTCAGTGGAGAATGGAGAGACTGCTTGGAGCTGATAGCAAGGCAAGAgttactcaaataaccactcattacaacatGGGTGTGAAGAAGCAGACCTCTCAACATACAacaagcagatgggctacagcagcaggagaccacATTGGGTGCCATTCCTGTCAactaagagcaggaaactgaggctacaattaaCATGGACTCACTGAAAGAAGAATGGAAAAACTGCCTGGTCAGTCAATATCTGTTGTGACATATGAACAGTAGGGTTAGAATTTAGCATaaacataaatgcatggatccagcctgctgctggtgtaattgTATAAAGGATAGTTTCTCAGCACACTTTAGACCCATTAGTATCAACTGAGcaccatttaaacaccacagcctacctgagtattgttgttgaccatgtccatccctttatgaccgcaGCGTACCCATCTTTGGATGGCTGCATCCAGCAGGGTAACAGatcatgtcacaaaactcaaatcaccTTAAACCGGTTTCTTAAActtgacaatgagttcactgtacttcaCAATCACCACATCTTAGTCCAGCAGAACAACTTTGGGATGTGGttgaacaggagattcacatcatggatgtacaGCTGTCAAGTCTTGCAACAAATGCGTTAATGTGAGTCTGCTAAAAATGATCACATTAACCCTTCCTCTCCTTGTAAAGATGGCACTGCAGCACAGCCTCTGGGTTTTACCTCGTTAAACTGACATCGATACTGACTGTTCCTGAGCCATCTTTGACATTACAGCTGCAGCAGTTAGTGTTAGTGAATTTGTCTTCATGCCATCAAGAAAAACAATGCTTACTTAAGATGTTCAATCTAGACCTTGGAAATAGCAGCAGACAAAACAATCTTAACTCAATGCCATTTGCTCTGCAAGTCTCCTGTCGGGGGACAGATGTTGAGCACCTCTGGTACTCATTTGCCTTTATAAAAAGCCTTAGCCTCAATCTGCTGATGAGAGCCATTTGATAAAGTTAAAATCTTCTCAAGAATGGATTATAGAAACGACTTGAAATCCCGCTAATATGTCTTTTGAGCACAGTGGTCTCGACtgtcgaggatttttttttctttttttagtacAATACACACCCAAGTCTTGGGGAGATGTCAGCTACTTTTTATTTAACTATCAACTGTGTTGATTTATTCTGATTGCTTCATACCACAAACACTATAATTTCCCCTGTTCAGACTGTGGCCTAGAGAGTTCAGTTACTTGgcactgcagctggattgttttttttttttgttttttaagaaaactATAACTCCTGATAAGCCACTTAGCCCGCTTTGCATATTACATAAGTAGTATCATTGGCCACACCAATTAATGAGAGAAAAAATGGGAAGGATATCAGTGTTCACTCATAAATATGCAAATCTATGCAAAGATcagatcacttttttttttcccctattggGTAGCTGCAATTCAAGTATGAAGCAGCAATGTAACGATCTTGGTACATCATGTACATGAAAACATTACAGttacaaaaatattaacatgATGTCCTGAGTACCATGTAGGATGGAGGGGTATAAAACATGCAACATACTCATCTGAAAACATGAAGTAAGAACCCTATACTCAAAAGGGTTTGGCCAATATAATATGTGTTCCTCCACACAGTTTAAACACAATACTGGAACACAAAGTGATACAACTTTCCTGTTTCACATACTGGTATGTTTATTAACACCAAGAACAACAACAAGCTACAGCACCAACTCAATGATAAAAGTTTGGTTATCAAATATTCAGTCATTTACAGGCTACTGAGAACAGGGAATATAAAGGATCAACTCAGTAAAACTAAAATGTAtagtatgtatttttttccatttttaaactGGAATAAGCTACTATCACACTTTAAAAAACACCTTATGTACAAcatcatgaaagaaaaaaaaaaaaaaaacaaaaaagaaaaaacccaaaTACAACTAGTAAATAGAAGTATAATAATTAGGGTTCCTTTCTTTAATGCATCATACTCGAAATAgacacaatataaaaaaacaaaaaaaacaaaacaacaacaacaaaaaaaacgcCTTAAAAGTTGTTAAGTAGTAAgctgttcttgtgtttttggttttgtgtcCCCAGCCATGATGCGATGAATCCTCCTGCGGTGGTTTTTGAGTGATTTCAGGCTTGGGTACGTGCCCTGGCAGACGTCACAGCGATATGATTCAGACTGTTTGTGAGTCAGCAGGTGTTTCTGCAAACTTTCCACTGTACCAAACCATCGAAGACAAACTGGGCAGCGAACAGGCTTGATGGCAGGCTTGCAGGCACCACTCCTCTGGTGAAAAATCAGACTGATGGTGTTGGGGAAGTCAGTGTTGCAGTGGGAACAGTGCACGCTTTTGGGTGGGTTTGCAAGTTGATTTGTAACCCGTGCACCTTTGCATCGATTCCACGATATGTGCCTTCGAAGGGAACAGCGAGTTGCAAAAGTGTTCCCACATCGTGTGCACACAATCCTCCCCTGCTTCTTTGGTGGATTTGGTAGTGGCTCTGGGTGCGATTGCTTCTGTGGAGGAGGGTGCACTGCCTGagcctgttgctgctgctgctgaggttgctgctgctgaggttgctgctgctgaaatCGAATCAACAGTGGTTGTGATCGTTGTGGCTGTAGTCCCTTCAGCAGCTGGTGATGAGGATGCATGTGGATCTGCAAATGAACTTCGTAGTCTGCCCAGGAATTAACAGTCTCTCCACAAGTTGGACATGTGTATGACTCTTGAGCGTGCTTCTGCAAATGCTCCAAGAGAAGTCTTGGAGATGTAAATCCAACCCCACACTCACATGTCACTCTCCTTGGAAGCACAGATGGCAGTGACATGATGCCCCAGTTTCCTCCATCATCCTCCTGGGTTTGACTTGCTGGGTCAACTGATGTGTTGCCTGGCAAGCTCGTCTGCACAGTCCCTCTTTCCACATCTGCCATGGTTCGCTGAAACTGACATCTCTTTCTATGAACCATCATGTTATCTTTGCGGTTGAAGGTCTTCCCACagacaaaacaggaaaacattgGTTTGACATTATTGGCATTTAGTGTAATCACACCCTGGCTACCACTCTGTGCAACAGTTCCAAACCCGCGTGGCCTGAAACCGCAGAGTCGCAGGTGGCGCCTCAAAGTTGAAGCCCGGCTGTAGGTTTTCTGACACCTGTTGCACGGGTAACGTTTCACACCATCCCTGACAAAATAACGCATACCGTGGGATTCCATCTCTGCATGTTCGACTGACAAAGAGTTGTTTGCTTCATCATCAATACCTTTCTCTGCAGAGCGAAACACTTCCATTTCATCATCTAAGGGCATCGTCCACTGCCCTTCGTTACTATCTTCACTATTGGCTGCTTCTGCATCCCAGCTATTTTCCTCTCCTTGCTGCAGTGAATTGCCACACACAGAGTTGTCCTTGTGCTGCTCCATCGCTGAAGATTTCAGGGAGAATGGGAAGAAGTTCTGTGCTGGCCGGGCCCAGGCCAACTGCGAAACTGCAGACTGTTCTGAGTTTGGAGAGGTCACCTCTACCTTGATACGGCCAGTAACTTCAGTGCCCACGGCAATGCTCTTGGAATTGTGGGACGCAGCAATGATCTCATCTACACCAACGCTGGCATGACTGTTACTGGAACGCAGCGCTAGCATTTTCTGTATTGAGGGATTGATCTGCCGAGAAAGGGCTGACCTTGGACCTTGACACTTGTGTGTTTTGAGGTTCCACCTCCGTGCATAGCTGTGCTTGCACATTGGACAGAAGAAAACCTTTTTTGCATTGTTGAGACTGTGGAATGGCACtattttctgtgcaaattgAAACTTTTTTAAAGAGCTTGATGGTTGAATAGCCCTGTTTCCAAACTGAGGGCACACGTGATTATCAGGCAAAGGCAGTCGCCCAATGATCAGCTGTTTGCATCGGCGACAACACTTAATCCTCTCTTTTTTGTGTAAGAAATGATGCTCTGTTAATCTGTCCAAGTTCTGAAAGACCCTACGACAGCGGCCACACTGGTATCTCccatatgtgccattgccaacAGGATCCATGAGCTTCTGACGGGTCTCAAGAACCACAACAGGGGATAAAGTCTTAGTTAGAGAGACAACCCTCTTCTTACTGGACTCAAGAATTCTGCTAATGGACGGAGCCTTCGTCTTTATACCAGGTTTTGCAAGCAGCCGCCTCAACTGTGCAATGGAAAGATCGTTGATTGGTGGCACCTCTATTTTTGATCCTGGTGTTATATCCACAGGCACAGCTTCCTGCTTGGGGACAACTGTGTTTTCGTTCTGATTCTGACACTGAGGGAGTGGCAAGTGTTTCATGTATGCTGATGCCAACAGCTTCATAAGGGTGTCGTTTTTGGGCAAATTCTCTCCTTTTTCACTGCTGTGAACAGAATTTGTATTCTCCTGGAAATTAGTTTCCTCTACAGTCTCTGGTATTTGCTCTGCAGTGGGTGACATGTTCTGAAGCTGTTCCTCATGATCACTTTCAGGGGGTGCACACTGGCCTTGAGGAGTGGTTACTATGGCAATATCATCCTCCAGGCTTACATCTGCTTTATGGGTTGTTAAAGTGGGTAATTCAACAGCTGGGGACTTGGAGGTAGAGGGGCAAGTAAGGACCAAACTTGACTGGGTTACAGGAGTGAATGATACATGCTGGGTTGGAAAATCCTTAGCGCAATCTGTTGCACTAGGGAGAACAATGTTACTATCCAGCGGCTGCAGTAGCTGTATTTGAGAGATATGTGAACGTTTGTGCTCCAGCATAAGACCGAAGTCCTGAAATTCCTCTCCAcaatcacaaataaaaaaagaaggtgTAGGGCTATCAGGCAAGAGTGTTGGTGGGCTCAGGTGTTCACTGGATGAATCCGTACTTGCAAACAGTGTTTCATGTGGGCTGATGTTTGGCTGGGTTGGAGCAGGGGAGGTGACCTTGGAGGGTGGGCTTGCATGGGTTGCCTGATGCACTAGCAAGGAGGCCAGTCCAGTAAAAGTGGCTGAACAAGCCACACAGCGATACACTTTGGCAGCATTTCCCTGTAACCCAAGCATCATGGCAGCCAATTTACCCTGCGAGGCAGGCGATCACGTGGTCAAGCAGGGTGGAGTCCtgtaaatcacacacacaacatatacAAAAGGATGTCAGCAATGGAAAGCAAACAGTCTCCCTTTAACAGTATACACCAGAAGTAGACACTAATTCCACAAATTTTGGTTTTGTCAATATTGATGCTAGGATTTTTACCAGTGCTGAGCAAATCCTGTAGTCCACCAGGTCTAAGCTGACTCCCCAACAGGCCTGAGAGCACATTTGCACACAGAAAAAGacccactgaaaaacaaaaactgtaaagCAGTTTTAACGAGGAACCTGTTGGTCTGCTATTTGTCCACCAATTGCAGATGACAGAAGGTTAGATCCTTTTATCATTGTGTGTAAAGGTGGCTAACTCTGATGGGATACGCTCTTGCTGATATAGCTCTGAATTCCCcagtgtctctctgtgctgttcTGTCCTGTGCCAATTAGCATTATAGCAGATGTTTTGTGCAACATTAGCATAGTGC
This window of the Archocentrus centrarchus isolate MPI-CPG fArcCen1 chromosome 16, fArcCen1, whole genome shotgun sequence genome carries:
- the LOC115794343 gene encoding zinc finger protein 208 isoform X1; this encodes MMLGLQGNAAKVYRCVACSATFTGLASLLVHQATHASPPSKVTSPAPTQPNISPHETLFASTDSSSEHLSPPTLLPDSPTPSFFICDCGEEFQDFGLMLEHKRSHISQIQLLQPLDSNIVLPSATDCAKDFPTQHVSFTPVTQSSLVLTCPSTSKSPAVELPTLTTHKADVSLEDDIAIVTTPQGQCAPPESDHEEQLQNMSPTAEQIPETVEETNFQENTNSVHSSEKGENLPKNDTLMKLLASAYMKHLPLPQCQNQNENTVVPKQEAVPVDITPGSKIEVPPINDLSIAQLRRLLAKPGIKTKAPSISRILESSKKRVVSLTKTLSPVVVLETRQKLMDPVGNGTYGRYQCGRCRRVFQNLDRLTEHHFLHKKERIKCCRRCKQLIIGRLPLPDNHVCPQFGNRAIQPSSSLKKFQFAQKIVPFHSLNNAKKVFFCPMCKHSYARRWNLKTHKCQGPRSALSRQINPSIQKMLALRSSNSHASVGVDEIIAASHNSKSIAVGTEVTGRIKVEVTSPNSEQSAVSQLAWARPAQNFFPFSLKSSAMEQHKDNSVCGNSLQQGEENSWDAEAANSEDSNEGQWTMPLDDEMEVFRSAEKGIDDEANNSLSVEHAEMESHGMRYFVRDGVKRYPCNRCQKTYSRASTLRRHLRLCGFRPRGFGTVAQSGSQGVITLNANNVKPMFSCFVCGKTFNRKDNMMVHRKRCQFQRTMADVERGTVQTSLPGNTSVDPASQTQEDDGGNWGIMSLPSVLPRRVTCECGVGFTSPRLLLEHLQKHAQESYTCPTCGETVNSWADYEVHLQIHMHPHHQLLKGLQPQRSQPLLIRFQQQQPQQQQPQQQQQQAQAVHPPPQKQSHPEPLPNPPKKQGRIVCTRCGNTFATRCSLRRHISWNRCKGARVTNQLANPPKSVHCSHCNTDFPNTISLIFHQRSGACKPAIKPVRCPVCLRWFGTVESLQKHLLTHKQSESYRCDVCQGTYPSLKSLKNHRRRIHRIMAGDTKPKTQEQLTT